The following are encoded together in the Citrus sinensis cultivar Valencia sweet orange chromosome 1, DVS_A1.0, whole genome shotgun sequence genome:
- the LOC102623635 gene encoding histidine-containing phosphotransfer protein 4: protein MNSNQLQHQVLYMRRSLFDQGYLDSEQLIQLEDLQDDANPNFVEEVVSLFYSDSARLIQNIEQTLSNRPVDFSRLDDILHQFKGSCSSIGAKKVKDACSQFREYCNAGNAEGCSRSFQLIKQEYETLRRRLESYFQMVKQAKAA, encoded by the exons atgaacaGCAATCAGCTGCAGCATCAAGTCCTCTACATGAGGCGTTCCCTCTTTGACCAG GGTTATCTTGACTCAGAGCAGCTCATTCAGCTGGAGGATCTGCAAGATGATGCTAACCcaaattttgttgaggagGTTGTATCATTGTTTTATAGTGATTCTGCAAGATTGATCCAGAACATAGAACAAACGCT GAGCAATAGGCCAGTAGATTTTAGCAGGCTGGATGACATATTGCATCAGTTCAAGGGTAGCTGCTCAAG TATTGGAGCTAAAAAGGTGAAAGACGCATGCTCACAGTTCAGGGAATACTGCAATGCTGGAAATGCTGAAGG ATGCAGTAGGAGTTTCCAACTAATCAAGCAAGAGTATGAAACTCTGAGGAGGCGGCTCGAAAGTTACTTTCAG atgGTGAAACAAGCTAAAGCTGCTTAA